TTATGGACGATAGTTTTTCAGTGCAGGGTACTATATGGCAATGAACACCCATTTCAGAAGATTTACTCTGGAGGAATCCGTTTTCTGTTGTAATAAGATGGGTTTGATAATCCTTGACTGTTTCTTTTAGTATGTCAATCAGAGAATATTCGGCTCCGCCCGGATATTTTCCCCAGTGGTTAAGAAACAGAATTTTACTCTTTTTACCACACATAAAGTTCTCTAAGTCGGTTCTGAGCTTTTTCAACATATCCCAAACGCATCTCTTTGTCTCTGGCCATAATGTCTATTGCATCTTTGAGTTTCTGGGGATTATGTGGCTCCACCAGCATACCGCACTCGCCATTATCAAGAACATCCGGAATGCCTCCTGCCCTGCTTGCAATAATCGGAATGCGGTGTGCCATAGCTTCAAGCAGCACAATCCCAAAGCCCTCAGTGCCCTCTCTGCACTCCCTGGAATAAAGCACAAAAAGATCGGCAAGACTGTACTGCTCAGAGAGTTCTGAATCCGTTAACCCTTCCAGTATTTCAACTCTGCTACCCACTCCCAACACGCATGAAAGCCTGAGAAGCCTGTTTTTCTCCTGTCCGGTTCCCGCAATTACGAGAGTCCAGTCAAAATATTTGTCAACAGACGACAGTGCTTTAAGAAGTAAATCGTGCCCTTTATGATAAACCAGTCGCCCTACCGTTAAAATTCTCAATTTTTTGGATATGTCAACCTTTTCCTTTACAACCCCGGGAAGTTGGATTTTCGGTGTAACCACTCTGACTTCTCCATCATATCCACACTCCCTTAAGAGCTGTTGGGTATAACTGCCAAGAACAAACACTACCTGAGCTTTTTTCAAAACTTTGATAAGAAAAAGGGATCGAATGTTTTTTTTTCGGAGTGCAATAAGCTCTGTTCCGTATGAATAAACAGAATAATTTACATCGAAAAAAAAGGAGAGCAGATAGGGGGCAACCGCTGCATAAACATTTCCACACTCGATATTTATTTTTTTGTCCCTTTTTGATCTAAGTGTGAGAAACAATGGAGTAAGCATTGATATCAGGGATAGTTTTTTGTTCCATTTCGAAAGAAATGTAGAAAAATAGCGTATGGGGCAGGGAAAATTTTGCTCAGTTTGATCCACTTTTCCTGCAGCTCCAACGAAAACCATATCTGATGAAGAAAAGGTATGACGAACTATTTCACCCAGATAGTTTTGAATCCCCCCTCTTTCAGGAGCGAAATCAAGCGTTACCATGATTTTCATCAGAACCCATTGCCTTATCTGTGTTTACATTCCGGGAGAAGTACAAGCTGACAAGCACTCCGTTCCAAAACCAAAAGTAGCTATCTCCTGGAAAGGAATGGATATGTGTGCCGGTGAAGTTAATAATTGCAAATGTGATATTAAATACAGTTATACCTTTGGCCAGAACAATCACTGATCTGTCTTTTGAAGAATCTATCAGTCGTATTCCGTAGATTATAAAAGCCGCTATAAGTGAAATGATGAACAGTAACCCCGGATATCCAAACTGAGCCAAATAATCAAAATATATGGAATCAGAACTGAATGTACCAGTTCCTCTGCCCAGAATGGCATAAAGGGGGTTCAAAGAGCTTGCAAAAACGTACCTCCACAGTGCAAGTCTTGAGACCATTGAGTACTCGACAAAAGGATTAACCAAAGCCCCGATTCTGTCAGTTACAAGCATAGATATATAATCTCTTTCCTGCATTCTGCTATAAACAACCGGAGCAGATCTCAGAAACGGGTTTTCCTCAAACCCCAATTGAATAAACTGAGCTCCAAAATACGCCAGAATCATCACCACCAAAACAGCCAATCTGCGTTTATTCCCTTTTACTGCCAAAATAGTGAACCAAACCAATAGTGATATTACCATGCCTGCCCAATTGGAGCGAACAGAAGTGATAAGTATGCCATAAAAAAACAGCGGAATGAAAAGGAGGAAAAATTTCCCTTTTGCGGAATTACTCCAGGAGTAGAGAATCAACACAGCAATAATCCCAAGCTGAAGATAATCAGCGAAAGCAGCCGGTGATTGAAATGTTGAAAAGGGGCGTGCCATCCCTTCAATGAATAATGAGGTAAAGGAGATGGATGAAAACCAGATCCGTTCAGCTTCCGAATACCCCCAAAATAATTGGTTTATTCCATACATAGCTGTGATAAAAGCGATCAGAAATGTTATCAGCCATAATTTTTTAAGCATT
The sequence above is a segment of the Chitinispirillum alkaliphilum genome. Coding sequences within it:
- a CDS encoding Glycosyl transferase produces the protein MKIMVTLDFAPERGGIQNYLGEIVRHTFSSSDMVFVGAAGKVDQTEQNFPCPIRYFSTFLSKWNKKLSLISMLTPLFLTLRSKRDKKINIECGNVYAAVAPYLLSFFFDVNYSVYSYGTELIALRKKNIRSLFLIKVLKKAQVVFVLGSYTQQLLRECGYDGEVRVVTPKIQLPGVVKEKVDISKKLRILTVGRLVYHKGHDLLLKALSSVDKYFDWTLVIAGTGQEKNRLLRLSCVLGVGSRVEILEGLTDSELSEQYSLADLFVLYSRECREGTEGFGIVLLEAMAHRIPIIASRAGGIPDVLDNGECGMLVEPHNPQKLKDAIDIMARDKEMRLGYVEKAQNRLRELYVW
- a CDS encoding Membrane protein of EXOQ family, involved in exopolysaccharide production; this translates as MKRCITPVYCIIAVIVGQIIAFNIVSLPAQLELVALISLLLFYPVFRYPKCGVYIIFFLMPFVPFFRRLYYLVYLRPDADPLIILGDILTIFITTGLLFVFRKYSEDNNGLRVFTTVVLCYFIYVIFRTFVFNSNQLREGVLNLRFYAPQVLMFFIGITFSKDFKMLKKLWLITFLIAFITAMYGINQLFWGYSEAERIWFSSISFTSLFIEGMARPFSTFQSPAAFADYLQLGIIAVLILYSWSNSAKGKFFLLFIPLFFYGILITSVRSNWAGMVISLLVWFTILAVKGNKRRLAVLVVMILAYFGAQFIQLGFEENPFLRSAPVVYSRMQERDYISMLVTDRIGALVNPFVEYSMVSRLALWRYVFASSLNPLYAILGRGTGTFSSDSIYFDYLAQFGYPGLLFIISLIAAFIIYGIRLIDSSKDRSVIVLAKGITVFNITFAIINFTGTHIHSFPGDSYFWFWNGVLVSLYFSRNVNTDKAMGSDENHGNA